The Thermodesulfobacteriota bacterium genome includes a window with the following:
- a CDS encoding 16S rRNA (uracil(1498)-N(3))-methyltransferase, with product MPRFPITPGQIKNETATITGPDYRHIVNVLRLRPGNDVVLFEEGGVEYEGKITEINKREVKVLIRESRDVKTESGLNITLLQGIPKGDKMDWIVEKSTELGVRTIIPVITERSQIRESRKIQRWQRIANESIKQCGRVKAPKILTPLTFDAAIKFNNNSKLKLMFYEKAETRLINNMKNTIQPIDDITLLFGPEGGFSENEVKLAIEEGFTPIGLGPRILRTETAGIVALSILQFLFGDI from the coding sequence ATGCCTAGATTTCCTATAACCCCAGGCCAAATAAAAAACGAAACAGCCACCATAACCGGTCCTGACTATCGTCATATAGTTAATGTCCTGAGACTGAGACCGGGCAACGACGTAGTTCTCTTCGAGGAAGGCGGGGTCGAATATGAAGGAAAAATTACAGAAATCAATAAGAGAGAGGTTAAAGTCCTAATACGGGAATCAAGGGATGTGAAAACGGAGTCCGGGCTCAATATAACCCTCCTCCAAGGTATTCCCAAAGGAGACAAGATGGATTGGATAGTGGAGAAATCCACCGAGTTGGGGGTAAGAACAATAATACCGGTGATCACGGAGAGGTCACAGATAAGGGAGTCACGTAAAATTCAAAGATGGCAGAGGATAGCTAACGAATCTATAAAGCAATGTGGTAGGGTTAAAGCGCCTAAAATTCTTACGCCGCTAACTTTCGATGCTGCAATTAAATTTAATAATAACAGCAAATTAAAACTTATGTTTTATGAAAAGGCTGAGACTAGATTAATAAATAACATGAAGAATACTATCCAACCTATTGATGATATTACACTATTATTCGGCCCCGAGGGGGGCTTCTCAGAGAATGAAGTCAAATTAGCCATAGAGGAGGGATTTACACCCATAGGTCTAGGCCCAAGAATACTGAGAACGGAAACGGCCGGTATTGTAGCCTTGTCCATATTGCAGTTTCTTTTCGGAGATATTTAG